The following nucleotide sequence is from Caldisericota bacterium.
AATTCTTTTAAGAAAGGTTCATCTTGCTTCTGGTTCTTAAATGCCCACACCCCCGGCAAGCCTATTGCATTGTAATTATTCTTAAACAAGCACAGTGTCTTTTTTTCGCCTTCTGTAAAGATAATAGGTTTGTGTGCTTTGTTTTTCAGCTCTGCTATCTCTGCAAGGATATATGGCTTGGGTGAAACTCCTTTCGGTTGTAGATATTTACAATCCTTTATGGCTGGATATAGTTTTACTCTTGCAAAGTCAGCATCTGGATAAGGAATTTTTAAAATAGCTTGTGTAGCTTGTATTAAATCCTGCCTGACAGAGCCAATAATTTCTTTTAGCTCCTGTTTATTTTTTACAATACTCCAGCCTAAAAGCTCTACATCTTTCCAGTTTAATCCTGACTTCCTTAAATCTTCTGCAACAATACCCTTTGGAGTTTTAAATTTTGTTTGACTTTCTTCTGATTGCGGTGTAGGATTTAATTGGTTGGTTGCGGTGGAGGTATTTCCCGGTACCTCCACCCTTTTTATTTCTTTCATTTTACGCC
It contains:
- a CDS encoding DUF3854 domain-containing protein; protein product: MKEIKRVEVPGNTSTATNQLNPTPQSEESQTKFKTPKGIVAEDLRKSGLNWKDVELLGWSIVKNKQELKEIIGSVRQDLIQATQAILKIPYPDADFARVKLYPAIKDCKYLQPKGVSPKPYILAEIAELKNKAHKPIIFTEGEKKTLCLFKNNYNAIGLPGVWAFKNQKQDEPFLKE